A segment of the Polyodon spathula isolate WHYD16114869_AA chromosome 17, ASM1765450v1, whole genome shotgun sequence genome:
gcttctcagacattgttggtattgcctcaccattaatgtagaaccttttatctactactttacatttaattatagagatggtccttgatttagtgggcttgaattgcattcgtccCCATTCAATgctattggttaatttgcccaataaccgattagtgcaatctctgagcaataatgctgaagaaaatcttgcctttacgtttaatagggaaataggacaaaactgaccaatgcttgtagaatctttttctttgggtataaagactccacctgctcggtgccatgttcttggtacaacctgtttttcccatgccactttcatcaatttccacaggattcgtagaactccagaagcactcttgtacattctgtatggaactccattaggccctggagatgatgatgcccttgcttttttcacagcttacttctttccacttaggtgcacagtcctccatttggtattcaagTGGATTTATAGGTTGAGTATCTGAAgtaattgacataggctcctgccttttttagcAGTATACTTTTCAATTTATTGGTAAAATGCTCCACCTAGTGGGTCGTATTGATACTTGCAGATGCATCAATTGAAACCAATCTTGTGTTGGTCCTTGAAACAGTtcaactatatactgtacatttactgtatatagacgcacatgtgcatgacttgtaaacttgttctaaaatgtaaaaaaaataataaaacaagcagaaGGAGATACAAAGGGAAGCAATTAGTATATGAAGAAaggtgaaaaagaaaacatggcagAGAATGTGGAATTATGTCAGGATTGGTGAATCAATGTACCCAAACTTAAAGCAAGCGCTGTAGACAGCTCTCCTCGTCTAACAGTCAGCTTAATTAAGACTCCTCATCCTCTGCAGTTGAGCAGTAAAGTGTACAGCACTGCACTAATATTTATcagcaaacaaaaatacacagcgTTTCATAGCAAAACATCACTTAATTTGAAAGAGTTTTAActattttacactttaaaaacaaccacgtttaaaatatacattcatTGTTTTAACTGGTAAAGAAATACATAATCTTCATATTAAATTAAAAGATGgcatttacatattatttttaatagaaaaaacacttgatttattttaccctttttttaaaatagaacatcatttttacttcaacaaaattacaatattacatatagtttttaaacaatgtatcaCTTGGGCAACACCAATTAGCTGTGTGCAATACAAATCAGGAATGTGTATGCATTGTGACGAAATCAACTGGCAGTGTGACTGTGTGCTGCTaactaatattattttacttttgtaaagaAATAAGCAAATAGGAATAACAGGTTACTTAAACAAATCTGATGTCTTAATTCTCATAAATGACCAGTACTTCATTATTAAAACTTACTAAGTGATTACAGAACTCACAGTTACTAAAATATAATGTGCATTtgttcttattattcttattattcttagtACTATTATTTAGAGGCAATTAtattacttctttcattttttttttcttatttgaatatACATCAGTTAATTCTGTAGTCAACTTTGGACCACTCTATTTACAGTGGACTTTTTAATGGTCAAACTGAATAACCTTTTTAGCTGGACGGAAGCAATGTGGAAAATGACACACCATCACTATTCCCTCCAACTGAGGAGGTGTTGAATTGGGTTACTGCATGCACCCCTAAACACAACCctatacagattttaaaaacaacgtATGATGATCACTCATGCAAATATATCTGggaaacacaacaataaacaaaatctgGGAGGTGCAACCCAACAAAAAACTGACCCTAACCCAGTCTAATTAATGTTACCAACAGATGTATTCACATAGACCAGACCGGTTTCTatacagaaaaatgaaactgaagaCATGCATTGGACGAAAGAAACCTATTACTGGCAGCACAATATACTTCAAaccaaaaagtatattaaacCCTAGCCACGTTTCTGTAAAGTAAATTTAAACAGATAAATGAATAGGTACATTAAAATCCtgaatgtattttagtttttaagaATATGCTAGCGTTTGCATAATGGTATTTACTCAAAGGCAAAGTAGCTTTGCTTTAATCAGGATTTACTTAATTCATATTTTGATTAGAAAGAAGTATCGAAGTCTCAATGGAGTCCAAGTTCTACAAGATGTAAGGCAAACAACTAAGTGAAAATGAGAGCAGCTGGGCATTACTGCACGAGCAACAACAGCTACTCTAATGAGAGCAGCTGAGCAATACTGCACGAGCAAAAACAGCTACTCTAATGAGAGCAGCTGAGCAATACTGCATGAGCAACAACAGCTATTCTAATTAATGAGAGCAGCTGAGCAATACTGCACGAGCAACAACAGCTACTCTAATTAATGACAGCAGCTGGGCATTACTGCACGAGCAACAACAGCTATTCTAATTAATGAGAGCAGCTGAGCAATACTGCACGAGCAACAACAGCTACTCTAATTAATGCGAGCAGCTGAGCAATACTGCATGAGCAACAACAGCTATTCTAATTAATGAGAGCAGCTGAGCAATACTGCACGAGCAACAACAGCTACTCTAATTAATGACAGCAGCTGGGCATTACTGCACGAGCAACAACAGCTACTCTAATTAATGAGAGCAGCTGAGCAATACTGCACGAGCAACAACAGCTACTCTAATTAATGCGAGCAGCTGAGCAATACTGCATGAGCAACAACAGCTATTCTAATTAATGAGAGCAGCTGAGCAATACTGCACGAGCAACAACAGCTACTCTAATTAATGACAGCAGCTGGGCATTACTGCACGAGCAACAACAGCTACTCTAATTAATGCGAGCAGCTGAGCAATACTGCACGAGCAACAACAGCTACTCTAATTAATGACAGCAGCTGGGCATTACTGCACGAGCATCAACAGCTACTCTAATTAATGAGAGCAGCTGAGCAATACTGCATGAGCAACAACAGCTATTCTAATTAATGAGAGCAGCTGAGCAATACTGCACGAGCAACAACAGCTATTCTAATTAATGAGAGCAGATGGGCATTACTGCACGAGCAACAACAGCTATTCTAATTAATGAGAGCAGCTGAGCAATACTGCACGAGCAACAACAGCTATTCTAATTAATGACTGAGCAATACTGCATGAGCAACAACAGCTATTCTAATTAATGAGAGCAGATGGGCATTACTGCACGAGCAACAACGGATATTCTAGCTCTGTTAGTACagtcaacccccccacccccccaacccccccccccccaattatttaaatataaaaaaataaataaatccttcaaactaaataataatacaactacaGACTTCAGAACATTGGAACATCTctcacatataatatatatatatatatatatatatatatatatatatatatatatatacatatatatacacacacaaggctcaaagttaatgtatatttggtagcattttgtttgctactagttttttttatgcagtagcttttttctgataccttatgcTGCAGTTTATGAGATGGAACTTGTATatgattacattattattattatttaaacatgtacattattaGTGTCTGGAAACCATTGCTAACAGAGCTTCACGGAAGATGACCGAGGTTTGTACCGCCCCCTGTAGATACGCACGAGGCACGCAATGCAAATCGTActggacagtggagtacaaatacctacagtacagaacaaCGTGGATAGAATTTAaaaggtatgaagtttattttatagaccaaaagtaaaattaaatagcttaaataaaaacattacgaGTTTATAAGACAAGAGGCAATGACCTTACAGGATATGAtgtttattcagtgtctataatctaatttaatctgtcatggagaatggcagctctgttttttttacagtgttaacCCTGGTTCCATACCCTAAAAATGAACATgtaataggtagataattattacttcatcAACATTTTgactatgagaaaaaaaaaacaggagcaaatAGCTAACTATAACGTTACCATGATCCAAGTAACgttttccttgttttatcagtacgaATGATAAGAGGAAATACAATCTTGAGGTGCATGAATTTATctatctgttttcattttataatagaTCATCACTATTTTGCATACTTCTCCTGTTTAACTAGTGAAATGTGTGctttaaacacaaaatgttatataactaatgtcactgtttaataaaacaaactcagtgtgttcttatttatttatttattaaatcttggttgatatcccttTTTCTGTTATTACTTTAGTTAATTTCTTCATGTGAAAAGGCTGGGTGCACCATGTGGTGCGAAAGCACACAacatatagacatatatatatatattagctataatatatatgtaaGAACTAAGCATATCTTATACAGATatgcatatattattatatataaatattatatatagtaacggtacagatattatatatacttGTTTGGTCAAATCATATTGCAACGTCATATAAATTGCAGGAATCAGTTAAAATGAAGCCGTACCACtgctggaattagctttcattttcaggtGATTTGTTATTTACCGAAATTTAACTTCGCACCACTTAATTTGCACTGATGAGACATAACCTCGTTAACGGTGCTGAtagcatatcaaatgcttagatgacacATATGGTTACATTCTTGCAGAATTTaaggataaaataaaatatatttcctttacaatagttccattacttagttgagcacaaggtggtttcaagaAAAACCTTCcaatttaaatataggcctactatgtgatattcagactatttaaaacagtacagGTGTTATACGTTGCCCATTGCAgacaacacacaaacactggAACCCTTCTTTATATCTCCGGCTGGTGTTCAGTCGAAATAGATCGTAGTGACTAAGTAAAAGGCTGAGTCACACATTGCAcgctgttcttttctttttgaaaaaataattgaacagcCAAACCCTCTCTATCCACATTACTGACTTCAGAAACGAGAAAAAGTAAACTTACTTAAAGCATCAACTCATAAGAATGGCAGACATATCTTGTCATGTCTCTTTGCAGTACACTGTGCCATTATTAACCCCCACGAAAAGACAATGGAGGGGCCTGGTAGGCTCATGTCATTATCAGAGGGCCCCAATGTTTAACTAGGGTTCCTCTATACACCAGAGTCATTTTTAGAAGTTAGAGTTTTGGTCTGTGGTTCTTCCTGGGACTTCTTCATCTCCATTCCTTTAACCCAGGTGTAAGCGAAAGAGCCACCCAGCACCATCAAGTTACTGGTCCACCACAAAACACCTTTGATACTGTCATAGTAGCTCAGAGCAAGGACTGTCTGAACACAGGCTTTGGCAGTGCCTGAAACGTTATGAGTCAGAGGACTTGTGAATTTGATCTGAAGACCAGTAACGTATCCTATAGCGAACCCAAAGACCCCGCCCATCGTCATCATACCCCAGAAATGCAAGCTGTCCAGCTTGTCGAAATAGAAGAGTGTTTGGAACTCCCCCAGGAGGGCGATGAGAGGAATAAAGAGGACACAAGCATTGATGTTGTTATAGTAGGTCAGCCTCCATATACTGCCATCCACAACAGGTATTACTTTCTTGGTAAAGATAGCGTtgagtgacacacacagactTGCTAGTACACCAAACAGTATCCCagaccaggacagtgatcccCCGGCCCCTTCTTGATCCACTCCCAGCCAGAAGCCTCCTGTAgggaaataacaaaataaatagggTGGGCGACTACGTCTAGGGAAAATGAAAGTTTATTAAAGTGAAACAGGATCGCTAACTCTACCGCGACATGCACCGCCGCATCCACTACATCGATACCGGATAAGAGAGCACTTGCATTTTTCACACATATAACATACCTACAATCATCGCACAGCACAGCAATGCGCTGAACGATGTGGTCTGCTTTAAAACCAGGTAGGACATCAAGACATTGAAGACAGTGGTCAGGGATCTCCCGACGTTGTAAAAGGCCACCCCTACATATTTCAGGCACAGGTTATTGAACGTGATCATGCCGATGAAAACAATGGACAAAGGCAGCACCCCCCTCGAAATCTTGCGGTCAAACCTGACCGATGGGAATTCCACATAACCCGGGCAGAACCTGGCGAACAGGCTTATGCACCAGCACAGAATCACGGTCACAAAGCACTGGTAAAATGTCACAAAAAGAGGCGCGTCCAGGTTTAAGGCAGGGCTGTCCAGCAGGTATTTATTGAGAAAGACCATACTAATTGAAATGAACCAATACAGCGCCACCACGACTGTTATTTTGATCGCTTTCATCAGGAAAGACTCGAACTTTCCCTCCCCCTGGTCCATGGAATCAGAACCAGTAAGAGCCATTTTCAAAATTCTGGAGCGTTTGAGCTGAgtcctgttcattttttttttttttaaagaaaacgtGAATAGAGTTAAGATAAGAAGGTTTCTTTCTGGTTATCAGTTTTGAAGGAGTTCCTGAAATCACATGTCCTTGCGTACCGTACGTAAACAACCGAGCGATGCACTCCCCTTGCCCCACCTCCGGGATCCTCTTCCTGAGGGAGAAAGACGTGGAAGCAAGAATCTGTTTTCTTAAAGCGACAATGTCCTTCCAACTACATCACCACCATCACTACCAGCCTAGTTCAAGGAAGTCATACATTTTGACTAAATGttaagaaagaaaaatgtgtgatccacccccaccccccaggtgGCGTGTTCCCTTTGTACACCTGAGTTTGGTAGACAGCTGTTTTGCATATTGTCATATCTGTAAGTTGAAGTCCTTTGCATTCTGCAATCAAACCAGAAACTGAACTGATTTTTTattaattgagttttttttataattgtaaattaTGAGGAAAGTCATATTTAAGTGCACTATTATTACTGTGATAACGAAAACAGTAAATTTAGAATGGTgtaaaacagtatatttatttcagtacagtacagtaaactaCACATCTCCAGTTACTGTACCTTGCACTGCTTATCTGAGTGCCACACATTAATCGCCCACTAGGCGGCAGTTTTGCCTCACAAAAGAAGGACAGTTTGATttccaggaacaaaataaacacaaaagcaaaaatgaCGATTATACCTTTTGAATCAGGTTCCTGAAGTTGGCTGTCCCTGATTTAGgtaatgaaaaaatatttaagaacagCTACATGAAaaatctgtctatctatctatctatctatctatctatctatctatctatctatatatatatatatatatatatatatatatatatatatatatatatatatatatatatatatatatatatattgcacagcCTTTGGTGGCATTTTTGTGACTGTCATGAAGTGTGATTGGTACCTTTGGCACTGACTTTTTAGGGGCACTTAAAGGTCAAAGCTTATCTTTGTGCAAATCACAATACACACAATATTAccacacattttaaattgaataacaACAGCATCAATTGGATACTCTACATATGATTAAGTGaattttaataacacatttacgGGGTCCCACGTGAAATAGCAATGTTGAGATGATGGAAAAGGCTAATGCTATCCCATCTACAGTACAGTTCAGTGATTTCCCATTCTGCTATGAACAAACCCATTCACATCCCGAACTTTGATCTTCAATCGATCGTGGTGACAATACAATACGAGATATTTGCTGGTTTCCTTGTTTTAAGAGTCGATTGCTTACATGTTCAGCCTAAAGCATAATGAAATTTAAGAAAAGTGTCTATATATTATATCTGAACATCACACGTGACGATGAAGGCAGTGGCTCTGTTGTGTTTTGTGACTGTTCAAGTCACATAAGCTGGAAATACTACCCATCTCCCCCAACAAAAGAACCGGAACAAACTGAGAAACAGTAATGCTGTAAAAACACTGGGATTAATACAGTTTCTAAAGTTTAGCGAGACCCAGGCTATGGCAACCGCAGCTGTGCTCTCACTCGGTACAATAATTGCATTTTGGGAGATGAAACAGTGCAGTTTCTCATTTTTCTATGCATGCGTCAGGGGAGAAATGAAGAATTATTTCAGCAGCAAATAACATGTAATACTGCTTACCTTAACCTTTTAGGTGGTTAGGGCCTAATTATAAGCCCACTCCCCAGAGGTTACCTTTGCTGGGCTGTTACTGTTTAATGAGGCATAAGTCTTACCTCTCCagcaaaacaaaatttaaaaaaaaaaaaatgctattgctAGAAACTGCAAAGGAAAATGCATTATCTGTGCTATTGGTCCTCGCTTCAGGGAGTTTTACAATCCAATTTTATATTTTCGCACAACGAAGCTATATAACAGAAGCAGAACTCTTAGAAAAAGGCTGACTGTAAACAGTGCGGCTCATTTCTCTTTAAAGGAATTTCTATTTTAACAAATTTCAGAAGAGAAGACGCAGCACTTTAGATGACGTCTTTATTTTCTCCTGCTCATTCCGCTTGGCTTTGCCAAAATGCGCTCTGGCAGAGGCTTTTTTTTCTCacgttaaaaaaatcaataaaaaataagatcAGCACCTTCAAAATCCTACCATTTAATATCTACCAATTGAGGAATTataaaacatccccacagcaatTAAAGTATTGTATACCTTACAATTTGttttcagattaatttttttCCCATGGGGATATTtacttacataaaacaaaacaaacaaacaaaaaacccattgtcaacagaaaaataaatctcatTTGCAGTTGTGGTTTGTTTTGAATTGGGCCTCATTCTGgacttagtttttattttataaacatagCAATCCTGTGTGAAAAAAGTCTGCTTGTCTACTTTAAACATTTAGGGGTATTCAGAAAGCAATGTAATCATAAGCTTACTGTGACTAACTAACCGAGTCTGTTTGAAGAAAAACGCCCATATCAGTTTACCAACACTGGGTGTTTTGCAATAAGGGGTTTGTGCATTGTCTTGATGGGAATATATTTATTTGCCAAGTCGTGCTTTTGACTAGTCACAAATGAACATCTTCAACTTTTAATCTTATACAAAACAAGCAGAGACCTAGTAGGTTAACAGGATCAGAGAGTTTTCTCCTCaatgtgatttaaaaagaaaacttgtttcAACACATTATTTTCTCTCTTCGTTATGCAGAACCAGTAATAAAGATATGAAATTTAAATTAGGCGTGGGTTGACATTTTTAAACTTGGTCATTTCAAAGAAGGGGTGTATAATTATTTTTGCACATGCTGTATGTGCTGGCCATATCTAGAAAATGCAGGTTGAAATAAAGAAGAGTTAATGCACATAATTATAATGTGGTAGATCATGTACTGCAGCTAATGTAATGCTTAAAAACCAACAGAAATCAAAGAAGTAGTTCAGCACAAGCAAGGAACTGCCCATATCTGTGGAGCTGTTAAATGAACTCTCACAATTATTCCCACATTCTGTGTCTGATATTATTGGCTTTCATGCTGCAGTCCGGAATATCAATAGAAACTTCAATAACCTtgaaaacatttctacaaaacTCCAAAGTGGAACTTtcaaaaagagattttaaaatggaaataacaCTTTGATGTGTTAACACACcctgtaatattttcatttttcacatgACTGCAGGGATAGAAACATATAGCAACGTGGCTCAATTTGTACATACTGCAGACCGATTCAAGCACACATTGCTAGCAGTTATTAGTAAATCATGTAAGCACCACCCCGTGCTATGCAAATCAGCTGAACCATTTAGCAGCTGTGCAGTATATAAGACCTAGAGCAGTTAGTTAACAGACTGTAAAATTGGAAGAAGCAAAACTGTTGAAGAGTTTGAATGGCATACACAGTGAATGGAGAGAATCGTGTAAAATGAGATCATGATctcagaattatttttatttcttactcCAAACTTGCTAAACCCAGTGACCAAAGCttgttttgaacaaaaacaaaaaacaaaacaaacagagccATGCGTTTTGGTTTGCAAATGAACTAATATGTGGAGTTACAGAGATCGCCTTTGTTTAAATGCAGTGATGTGATCTTTGTTGTAGAATGCTGTCTGTTATATTTAGAACTAATAAACAATGGAAAAAGCTAATaaatcatttgaatacatttgtattttttgcagGCAGATGGTCAAAGGAATTTGTTTCTCCAGaggtttttattgaagttagATCTAAGGCAATTTTCTAATTGGCAATCGCCAATTTTCCCACAGTATGTTCTCACTTGTTTTTCTCCTGGACACAACTAAAGCGATGCAGTAACACGATGTTATTTGAGACACCGCTAAAGACAACAACTGGGTTCATAGTTTTGAACCTTGCTTTTTGTTTGTATGATTTTCGATTCCCCTTTAGTAGTATCACACTAGCAAAAGAGGGAGGGGTTTGTATCCAGGATACTGAAGACCTCAAACCCAGCTTCAGCTATAGTGTTATTCAGGataaaaaagtgttaaaaaaaaaaaaatcctctggtACTGATGTGGTTTTAACTAAATGCAGAGTTGTCTTTTTATCACATGCATTTCCGGTATGCATTTCCCTGGTGCTTAATATACAAATCATATTTTGAACTTTCCAGGTAAAACAGTGCAGGGGTTTTATTGGTCTACTTCCAGAGAAGATATCACTACATATCCTGGCTTATCTGTCTCCCAATCAACTTCTAACAACCAGCCAGGTAACTGCAACATAACGatgcaatatgtgtgtgtgtgtgtgtgtgtgtgtgtgtgtgtgtgtgtgtgtgactatatatatataagaaagccTGCAACCCACAGTATACCAGATTAATTTCTTGTAAGTACTGATTTTTCTGTCAACATACTGATGCCTGCTTTCACAGTTATTGTAGATTCTATATTGAAGCACATatattgcttt
Coding sequences within it:
- the LOC121330295 gene encoding GDP-fucose transporter 1-like; protein product: MNRTQLKRSRILKMALTGSDSMDQGEGKFESFLMKAIKITVVVALYWFISISMVFLNKYLLDSPALNLDAPLFVTFYQCFVTVILCWCISLFARFCPGYVEFPSVRFDRKISRGVLPLSIVFIGMITFNNLCLKYVGVAFYNVGRSLTTVFNVLMSYLVLKQTTSFSALLCCAMIVGGFWLGVDQEGAGGSLSWSGILFGVLASLCVSLNAIFTKKVIPVVDGSIWRLTYYNNINACVLFIPLIALLGEFQTLFYFDKLDSLHFWGMMTMGGVFGFAIGYVTGLQIKFTSPLTHNVSGTAKACVQTVLALSYYDSIKGVLWWTSNLMVLGGSFAYTWVKGMEMKKSQEEPQTKTLTSKNDSGV